Proteins encoded together in one Monomorium pharaonis isolate MP-MQ-018 chromosome 8, ASM1337386v2, whole genome shotgun sequence window:
- the LOC105835760 gene encoding odorant receptor 13a isoform X2 yields the protein MPRVHLVQSSTEPVIANMENSQDKRAVSPNANYQRDIRYIFKPGNWILGSIGIWPIAIRGLGRHVPKIAIVICNLALAFAIIPCVLHMLYDQKDLNIRLKLFGLLGFCTTAMMKYCVLVIRRPKILQCIEHVKNDWWQTKFNSDRELMLKYATTGRRLAMISATSMYIAGFIYHLVLPFCIEHKIDNQTIRPLVYPTYMTTGSCGLAAIFATHACGQIEVIISRLENLTHDENIEQLSDVNQRIALIVKSHVRILRFSAAVEEILQEVCLLEFTSSIFTMCLPEYYCIVDWQDSDTVGLTTYFLLFVSFCFNMYILCYIGEQLVEKSSQIGTRCFMIRWYQLPAKSIRSLVLVIAMSSHPIKISAGRMIDLSLATFGNVLKTSLAYLSLLRTLVV from the exons ATGCCGCGCGTCCACCTCGTCCAGTCTTCAACGGAACCTGTCATTGCAAACATGGAAAACTCACAGGACAAACGTGCGGTGTCACCGAACGCGAATTATCAACGAGATATACGATACATCTTCAAGCCCGGTAACTGGATACTCGGCTCGATCGGCATCTGGCCTATCGCGATCCGTGGACTCGGACGACATGTGCCGAAGATCGCGATCGTGATATGTAATCTCGCATTAGCCTTCGCGATAATACCCTGCGTTCTGCACATGCTCTATGATCAAAAGGACCTCAACATAAGATTGAAACTCTTTGGATTGTTAGGCTTCTGCACTACCGCGATGATGAAATATTGCGTTCTCGTGATACGTCGACCtaaaatattgcaatgcaTCGAGCACGTGAAGAATGACTGGTGGCAG ACAAAATTCAACTCCGATCGCGAATTGATGCTGAAGTACGCCACTACTGGTCGTAGACTAGCCATGATCAGCGCGACTTCCATGTACATCGCCGGCTTCATTTATCACTTGGTTCTACCATTCTGTATCGAGCACAAGATCGACAACCAAACCATTAGACCACTCGTGTATCCGACTTACA TGACGACCGGATCGTGCGGATTGGCAGCGATATTTGCTACTCATGCCTGTGGTCAGATTGAGGTGATCATATCTCGACTTGAAAATCTTACGCATGACGAAAACATCGAGCAACTTTCGGACGTTAATCAACGAATCGCTCTTATCGTAAAAAGTCACGTTCGAATATTAAG ATTTTCCGCCGCCGTGGAAGAAATTCTACAGGAAGTATGTTTACTGGAATTCACCAGTTCCATATTTACAATGTGTTTGCCCGAATATTACTGCATAGTG GACTGGCAAGATAGCGATACGGTAGGACTAACAACATACTTTTTGCTCTTTGTTTCATTCTgctttaatatgtatatattatgttacattGGAGAACAACTCGTAGAAAAG AGCAGTCAAATTGGTACGAGATGCTTCATGATCCGTTGGTATCAACTACCGGCAAAGTCAATTCGAAGTTTAGTCTTAGTAATCGCTATGTCTAGTCATCCTATAAAAATCAGTGCTGGCAGAATGATAGATTTATCATTGGCGACATTCGGAAAT GTGCTCAAAACAAGTCTGGCATACTTGAGTTTGCTTCGAACGTTAGTAGTGTGA
- the LOC105835760 gene encoding odorant receptor 85b isoform X1, whose translation MPRVHLVQSSTEPVIANMENSQDKRAVSPNANYQRDIRYIFKPGNWILGSIGIWPIAIRGLGRHVPKIAIVICNLALAFAIIPCVLHMLYDQKDLNIRLKLFGLLGFCTTAMMKYCVLVIRRPKILQCIEHVKNDWWQTKFNSDRELMLKYATTGRRLAMISATSMYIAGFIYHLVLPFCIEHKIDNQTIRPLVYPTYSKFFNTQMSPIYEMVYLAHCVCGYTMYSVTTGSCGLAAIFATHACGQIEVIISRLENLTHDENIEQLSDVNQRIALIVKSHVRILRFSAAVEEILQEVCLLEFTSSIFTMCLPEYYCIVDWQDSDTVGLTTYFLLFVSFCFNMYILCYIGEQLVEKSSQIGTRCFMIRWYQLPAKSIRSLVLVIAMSSHPIKISAGRMIDLSLATFGNVLKTSLAYLSLLRTLVV comes from the exons ATGCCGCGCGTCCACCTCGTCCAGTCTTCAACGGAACCTGTCATTGCAAACATGGAAAACTCACAGGACAAACGTGCGGTGTCACCGAACGCGAATTATCAACGAGATATACGATACATCTTCAAGCCCGGTAACTGGATACTCGGCTCGATCGGCATCTGGCCTATCGCGATCCGTGGACTCGGACGACATGTGCCGAAGATCGCGATCGTGATATGTAATCTCGCATTAGCCTTCGCGATAATACCCTGCGTTCTGCACATGCTCTATGATCAAAAGGACCTCAACATAAGATTGAAACTCTTTGGATTGTTAGGCTTCTGCACTACCGCGATGATGAAATATTGCGTTCTCGTGATACGTCGACCtaaaatattgcaatgcaTCGAGCACGTGAAGAATGACTGGTGGCAG ACAAAATTCAACTCCGATCGCGAATTGATGCTGAAGTACGCCACTACTGGTCGTAGACTAGCCATGATCAGCGCGACTTCCATGTACATCGCCGGCTTCATTTATCACTTGGTTCTACCATTCTGTATCGAGCACAAGATCGACAACCAAACCATTAGACCACTCGTGTATCCGACTTACAGTAAGTTTTTTAACACGCAGATGAGCCCGATATACGAAATGGTATATTTGGCCCACTGCGTGTGCGGATACACTATGTATTCAGTGACGACCGGATCGTGCGGATTGGCAGCGATATTTGCTACTCATGCCTGTGGTCAGATTGAGGTGATCATATCTCGACTTGAAAATCTTACGCATGACGAAAACATCGAGCAACTTTCGGACGTTAATCAACGAATCGCTCTTATCGTAAAAAGTCACGTTCGAATATTAAG ATTTTCCGCCGCCGTGGAAGAAATTCTACAGGAAGTATGTTTACTGGAATTCACCAGTTCCATATTTACAATGTGTTTGCCCGAATATTACTGCATAGTG GACTGGCAAGATAGCGATACGGTAGGACTAACAACATACTTTTTGCTCTTTGTTTCATTCTgctttaatatgtatatattatgttacattGGAGAACAACTCGTAGAAAAG AGCAGTCAAATTGGTACGAGATGCTTCATGATCCGTTGGTATCAACTACCGGCAAAGTCAATTCGAAGTTTAGTCTTAGTAATCGCTATGTCTAGTCATCCTATAAAAATCAGTGCTGGCAGAATGATAGATTTATCATTGGCGACATTCGGAAAT GTGCTCAAAACAAGTCTGGCATACTTGAGTTTGCTTCGAACGTTAGTAGTGTGA
- the LOC114254301 gene encoding odorant receptor 43a — translation MSIIRDMSVTLPNSSYQRDIRYVFKLNNWILGSLGIWPVAIRGIRQHMFKIAITIWNLALSFAIVPCALHIVYDEKDIILRMKLCGLLAFCLTAMTKYCILVIRRPKIHRCIEHVKNDWWQVTFRSDRELMLRYATTGRNLTIIGVSFMYAAGIIYHFILPFCSEHKINNQTIRPLVYPTYSKFSQSQISPVYEIVYVAHCMCGYTIYSVTAGACGLAALFATHACGQIQILVSRLEDVLLGERFEQIPNVHRRIAAIVQNHVQIIRFAAVVEEVLQEVCLVEFTSSVCTICLLEYYCIVDWKADDRIGLATYLLLLVSFCFNVYILCYIGEVLMEKSSQIGSICYMINWYQLSPKSTRSLILILAMSSHPIKISAGRMVDLSLTTFGNVLKTSVAYLSFLRTLVMY, via the exons ATGTCAATTATACGCGATATGTCCGTGACGTTGCCGAACTCCAGTTATCAGCGGGACATTCGATATGTCTTCAAGCTGAACAATTGGATTCTGGGCTCGCTCGGTATTTGGCCAGTCGCGATACGAGGCATTAGACAGCACATGTTCAAGATTGCGATCACGATCTGGAATCTCGCGTTGAGTTTCGCGATAGTGCCCTGCGCTTTGCATATCGTTTATGACGAAAAAGATATCATCTTAAGGATGAAGCTATGCGGCCTGTTGGCCTTCTGCCTCACCGCGATGACGAAGTACTGCATCCTTGTGATACGTCGCCCTAAAATACATCGTTGCATCGAACACGTGAAGAACGATTGGTGGCAG GTAACATTCAGGTCCGATCGCGAATTGATGCTAAGGTACGCTACTACCGGTCGCAATCTGACGATAATCGGCGTGTCTTTCATGTACGCCGCTGGCatcatttatcattttattctgCCGTTCTGTTCCGAGCACAAAATCAACAATCAAACTATCAGACCGCTCGTGTATCCGACTTACAGTAAATTTAGCCAGTCACAAATCAGCCCTGTATACGAAATCGTGTATGTGGCTCATTGCATGTGTGGATACACGATATATTCAGTAACAGCTGGTGCCTGCGGTTTGGCCGCCTTGTTCGCCACTCACGCATGTGGCCAAATTCAAATACTTGTTTCACGATTAGAAGATGTGTTACTCGGCGAAAGATTCGAACAAATCCCGAACGTTCATCGTCGAATCGCTGCTATCGTACAAAAtcatgtacaaataataag GTTTGCGGCTGTAGTGGAGGAAGTATTGCAAGAAGTGTGTTTAGTAGAGTTCACTAGTTCTGTATGCACAATATGTCTGCTCGAATACTACTGTATAGTG gATTGGAAAGCGGACGATAGAATTGGTTTAGCGACCTATCTTTTGCTCCTTGTATCATTCTGCTTTAATGTTTACATACTATGCTATATCGGCGAGGTTCTTATGGAAAag AGCAGTCAAATTGGATCGATCTGCTATATGATTAATTGGTATCAACTATCGCCAAAATCAACTCGCAGTCTTATATTAATACTCGCAATGTCTAGCCATCCAATAAAAATCAGTGCTGGCAGAATGGTAGATTTATCATTAACAACTTTCGGAAAT gTATTAAAAACTAGCGTGGCGTACCTGAGCTTCCTACGGACGTTAgtcatgtattaa
- the LOC105835752 gene encoding odorant receptor 13a isoform X2, whose product MPRVCLVQSLTVAVIANMPSAHDEKDPPYQQDIRYVFKLNKWILGSIGIWPVSEQGFGRHASKIAIALGNLTLSFAMVPFALHIVYDEKDIIMRLKLSGLLAFCIVSMTKYCILAIRRPKIQQCIEYVKNDWWKVTFKSNRELMLKYATIGRNLTIISASFMYTAGIIYFMILIPFFSETKINNQTVRPLVYPIYNAFYQSQISPIYEIVYVAHCLCGYTTYSITVGACGLAAVFVTHACGQIHMILLQLEDLLNGENSDIHQRIAIIVKDHVRVMRFSAVIEEILQEVCLVEFSSSVCTICLLEYYCIVSSQIGSVCFMINWYQLSPKSVRSLIMIIAISSNPIKLSAGRMVDLSLTTFGNVLKTSVAYLSFLRTLVM is encoded by the exons ATGCCGCGCGTCTGCCTCGTGCAGTCTTTGACAGTCGCTGTGATCGCGAACATGCCAAGTGCACACGACGAAAAGGATCCCCCTTATCAGCAAGACATTCGATATGTCTTCAAGCTGAACAAATGGATTCTGGGTTCAATCGGTATCTGGCCAGTGTCGGAACAAGGCTTCGGGCGGCATGCGTCCAAGATCGCGATCGCGCTCGGTAATCTCACATTAAGTTTCGCGATGGTGCCTTTCGCTTTGCACATTGTCTATGACGAGAAGGACATTATCATGAGACTGAAGCTAAGCGGCCTGCTGGCTTTCTGCATCGTTTCGATGACGAAGTATTGCATTCTCGCGATACGCCGTCCTAAAATACAGCAATGTATcgaatacgtaaaaaatgattGGTGGAAG GTAACGTTCAAATCCAATCGGGAACTGATGTTAAAATATGCTACCATCGGAcgcaatttaacaataattagcGCATCTTTCATGTACACCGCCggcattatttatttcatgatTCTGATTCCGTTCTTTTCCGAGACCAAGATCAACAATCAAACGGTCAGACCACTTGTATATCCAATTTATAATGCATTTTACCAATCCCAGATTAGCCCGATATACGAAATTGTATATGTGGCTCATTGCCTGTGTGGATATACCACATATTCAATAACAGTCGGTGCTTGTGGATTAGCTGCTGTGTTTGTCACTCATGCATGCGGCCAGATCCATATGATTCTATTACAATTGGAAGATCTATTAAACGGTGAAAATTCAGACATTCATCAACGAATTGCTATTATCGTGAAGGACCACGTCCGCGTAATGAG GTTTTCAGCCGtgatagaagaaattttacaagaaGTATGTTTAGTGGAATTCTCTAGTTCTGTATGCACGATATGTCTACTCGAATACTACTGTATAGTG AGCAGTCAAATTGGATCGGTGTGCTTTATGATCAATTGGTACCAATTATCTCCCAAATCAGTTCGCAGTCTTATAATGATAATTGCAATATCTAGCAATCCCATAAAGCTTAGTGCTGGTAGAATGGTAGATTTATCATTAACAACTTTTGGAAAT GTACTGAAAACTAGCGTGGCGTATCTGAGCTTCCTACGGACATTAGTTATGTAA
- the LOC105835752 gene encoding odorant receptor 4 isoform X1: MPRVCLVQSLTVAVIANMPSAHDEKDPPYQQDIRYVFKLNKWILGSIGIWPVSEQGFGRHASKIAIALGNLTLSFAMVPFALHIVYDEKDIIMRLKLSGLLAFCIVSMTKYCILAIRRPKIQQCIEYVKNDWWKVTFKSNRELMLKYATIGRNLTIISASFMYTAGIIYFMILIPFFSETKINNQTVRPLVYPIYNAFYQSQISPIYEIVYVAHCLCGYTTYSITVGACGLAAVFVTHACGQIHMILLQLEDLLNGENSDIHQRIAIIVKDHVRVMRFSAVIEEILQEVCLVEFSSSVCTICLLEYYCIVDWQANNKLSLANYFLLFISFCFNIYILCYIGELLIEKSSQIGSVCFMINWYQLSPKSVRSLIMIIAISSNPIKLSAGRMVDLSLTTFGNVLKTSVAYLSFLRTLVM, from the exons ATGCCGCGCGTCTGCCTCGTGCAGTCTTTGACAGTCGCTGTGATCGCGAACATGCCAAGTGCACACGACGAAAAGGATCCCCCTTATCAGCAAGACATTCGATATGTCTTCAAGCTGAACAAATGGATTCTGGGTTCAATCGGTATCTGGCCAGTGTCGGAACAAGGCTTCGGGCGGCATGCGTCCAAGATCGCGATCGCGCTCGGTAATCTCACATTAAGTTTCGCGATGGTGCCTTTCGCTTTGCACATTGTCTATGACGAGAAGGACATTATCATGAGACTGAAGCTAAGCGGCCTGCTGGCTTTCTGCATCGTTTCGATGACGAAGTATTGCATTCTCGCGATACGCCGTCCTAAAATACAGCAATGTATcgaatacgtaaaaaatgattGGTGGAAG GTAACGTTCAAATCCAATCGGGAACTGATGTTAAAATATGCTACCATCGGAcgcaatttaacaataattagcGCATCTTTCATGTACACCGCCggcattatttatttcatgatTCTGATTCCGTTCTTTTCCGAGACCAAGATCAACAATCAAACGGTCAGACCACTTGTATATCCAATTTATAATGCATTTTACCAATCCCAGATTAGCCCGATATACGAAATTGTATATGTGGCTCATTGCCTGTGTGGATATACCACATATTCAATAACAGTCGGTGCTTGTGGATTAGCTGCTGTGTTTGTCACTCATGCATGCGGCCAGATCCATATGATTCTATTACAATTGGAAGATCTATTAAACGGTGAAAATTCAGACATTCATCAACGAATTGCTATTATCGTGAAGGACCACGTCCGCGTAATGAG GTTTTCAGCCGtgatagaagaaattttacaagaaGTATGTTTAGTGGAATTCTCTAGTTCTGTATGCACGATATGTCTACTCGAATACTACTGTATAGTG GATTGGCAAGCGAACAATAAGCTTAGTTTAGCAAATTACTTTTTGCTCTTCATTTCATTCtgctttaatatatacatattatgctATATTGGCGAGCTTCTCATAGAAAAG AGCAGTCAAATTGGATCGGTGTGCTTTATGATCAATTGGTACCAATTATCTCCCAAATCAGTTCGCAGTCTTATAATGATAATTGCAATATCTAGCAATCCCATAAAGCTTAGTGCTGGTAGAATGGTAGATTTATCATTAACAACTTTTGGAAAT GTACTGAAAACTAGCGTGGCGTATCTGAGCTTCCTACGGACATTAGTTATGTAA
- the LOC105835752 gene encoding odorant receptor 13a isoform X3, giving the protein MPRVCLVQSLTVAVIANMPSAHDEKDPPYQQDIRYVFKLNKWILGSIGIWPVSEQGFGRHASKIAIALGNLTLSFAMVPFALHIVYDEKDIIMRLKLSGLLAFCIVSMTKYCILAIRRPKIQQCIEYVKNDWWKISPIYEIVYVAHCLCGYTTYSITVGACGLAAVFVTHACGQIHMILLQLEDLLNGENSDIHQRIAIIVKDHVRVMRFSAVIEEILQEVCLVEFSSSVCTICLLEYYCIVDWQANNKLSLANYFLLFISFCFNIYILCYIGELLIEKSSQIGSVCFMINWYQLSPKSVRSLIMIIAISSNPIKLSAGRMVDLSLTTFGNVLKTSVAYLSFLRTLVM; this is encoded by the exons ATGCCGCGCGTCTGCCTCGTGCAGTCTTTGACAGTCGCTGTGATCGCGAACATGCCAAGTGCACACGACGAAAAGGATCCCCCTTATCAGCAAGACATTCGATATGTCTTCAAGCTGAACAAATGGATTCTGGGTTCAATCGGTATCTGGCCAGTGTCGGAACAAGGCTTCGGGCGGCATGCGTCCAAGATCGCGATCGCGCTCGGTAATCTCACATTAAGTTTCGCGATGGTGCCTTTCGCTTTGCACATTGTCTATGACGAGAAGGACATTATCATGAGACTGAAGCTAAGCGGCCTGCTGGCTTTCTGCATCGTTTCGATGACGAAGTATTGCATTCTCGCGATACGCCGTCCTAAAATACAGCAATGTATcgaatacgtaaaaaatgattGGTGGAAG ATTAGCCCGATATACGAAATTGTATATGTGGCTCATTGCCTGTGTGGATATACCACATATTCAATAACAGTCGGTGCTTGTGGATTAGCTGCTGTGTTTGTCACTCATGCATGCGGCCAGATCCATATGATTCTATTACAATTGGAAGATCTATTAAACGGTGAAAATTCAGACATTCATCAACGAATTGCTATTATCGTGAAGGACCACGTCCGCGTAATGAG GTTTTCAGCCGtgatagaagaaattttacaagaaGTATGTTTAGTGGAATTCTCTAGTTCTGTATGCACGATATGTCTACTCGAATACTACTGTATAGTG GATTGGCAAGCGAACAATAAGCTTAGTTTAGCAAATTACTTTTTGCTCTTCATTTCATTCtgctttaatatatacatattatgctATATTGGCGAGCTTCTCATAGAAAAG AGCAGTCAAATTGGATCGGTGTGCTTTATGATCAATTGGTACCAATTATCTCCCAAATCAGTTCGCAGTCTTATAATGATAATTGCAATATCTAGCAATCCCATAAAGCTTAGTGCTGGTAGAATGGTAGATTTATCATTAACAACTTTTGGAAAT GTACTGAAAACTAGCGTGGCGTATCTGAGCTTCCTACGGACATTAGTTATGTAA